One genomic segment of Jaculus jaculus isolate mJacJac1 chromosome 2, mJacJac1.mat.Y.cur, whole genome shotgun sequence includes these proteins:
- the LOC101614176 gene encoding ATP synthase membrane subunit K, mitochondrial-like yields MAGTESDAQFQLTGIKKYFNSYTLTSRMNNVLATYGGIALTDSYFKLRSKKYTPAVKAT; encoded by the coding sequence ATGGCAGGTACAGAATCTGATGCCCAATTCCAGTTAACTGGTATTAAGAAATATTTCAACTCTTACACTCTCACAAGTAGAATGAATAATGTACTGGCCACATATGGAGGCATTGCTTTGACAGACTCATACTTCAAGTTAAGGTCTAAAAAATATACTCCAGCTGTGAAAGCAACATAA